The Flavobacterium sp. IMCC34852 genome contains the following window.
TTAGGAAGCGAAGCAGTGAAAGCGACTTTGGCTTTAATTGAAAACGTAGCAGTTGTCACTACAATACAAGTTGACCATTCAGAAATTAAAACGGCTTACAAACTTAATCGCGATAACTGTAAAGTTGACTGGACAAAATCGGCTTCGGAGATTCACAATTTAATTCGAGGATTATCTCCTTATCCGGCCGCATGGTGTTATTTTAAAGACAAAGGCGAAGAATGGAATGTAAAATTATATGAAGCCAAAGTGATTTCAGAAGCACATTCTTTTAATATCGGTCAAATCATCACCAGCAAAAAAGAAATCAAAGTAGCGGTGAAAGACGGATTTATCCAAATCTTGAGTTTACAACTTCCCGGAAAGAAAAAAATGCTGGCTCATGAGTTGTTAAACGGCGTATCATTTTCGGAAAGAGCGCAAGCAGAATAAGGTCTCGAGCGGTTTTTAGTTAAAAAAATCGACGAAAAACAAGGGTTTATCAACAAAAGTTTCAAGTTATCAACAAAACCTTGAAAAAAACGCCAAAACGCTTGTGTGGTAAGGAATTCCTATTAAATTTGTTATCATTAACAAAATGTTTAACCAACAATTAATAACTAACATTATGAACAAATCAGAATTAATCGATGCAATTGCAGCTGACGCTGGAATCACAAAAGCTGCTGCAAAATTAGCTTTAGAATCATTTTTAGGAAATGTAGGTGGTACTTTGAAAAAAGGTGGAAGAGTATCTTTAGTAGGTTTCGGTTCTTGGTCAGTATCTAAAAGAGCTGCAAGAGACGGAAGAAATCCTCAAACAGGAAAAACTATCAAAATCGCTGCTAAAAATGTAGTTAAATTCAAAGCTGGTGCTGAATTAGACGGAGCAGTAAACTAATACATTAGTTCTTCTGATATACAAAAACCATCTCGGTCAAACGAGATGGTTTTTTTGTTTTTACCAAAATCATTTGGATTTTTAATTTTTTTTTACCAACTTTAGTAAAAATTTAGGCACAAATGATCTCAGAAAAATTACAAAAAGGTCAATTATTAATTGCTGAACCTTCGATTATCGGGGATTTGTCATTTAATCGATCTGTAATTTTATTGGCCGACCATAATGAGGAAGGTTCGGTAGGGTTTATTTTGAATAAGCCTCTAAAATATACCATTAATGATTTACTACCGGAAATTGATGCCAAATTTAAAATCTACAATGGCGGTCCGGTTGAACAAGACAATTTGTATTTTATTCACAATGTTCCAAAGCTGATTCCCAATAGTATTGAGATTTCCAATGGTATTTTTTGGGGTGGCGATTTTGAATTGACAAAGGATTTAATCAACAAAGGGTTGATAAAAAAGAAAAACATTCGGTTCTTTTTGGGCTACACCGGTTGGGATTCAGAGCAATTGGAGAACGAAATGCAATCTAACTCATGGATACTGACTAAAAATATCTATGAAAACAGAATCTTGGGCAAAGCTTCAGTTCACTTTTGGAAAGAAAGAATCATCGAATTAGGCGGTGAATACCTTATTTGGTCAAATGCACCCGAAAATCCTATCTTGAATTAAACTTTTATCGATTGATTTAGTTTACTTAACAATTCCTTAGACAATTTTGTGTCAAATTCCTTTTTACGGTATTTTGTAATTGGTTGGATACCTACAATCACGTTGGTTATAAATAATTCATCGGCTTTTTGTAGATCAAAAGGAGAAATTTCATTTTCAACCGCCTCAACATCGCCCAATTCTTTTGCTAATTTCAATATTTGCTTTCTCATGATTCCGTTTAAACATCCTTCTGCAATTGGCGGTGTAATCAATTGGTTGTTCAGTAGCATAAACAGATTCCCATTGGTAGCTTCCACAACATTTTTATCTTCGTTGATCAGCAGACATGAATCCAGTTGGTTTTCTTGAGCAAAAATACTGGCGGTAATTTGGATGATTTTATTGTTGGTTTTGATTGTAGAAAGCAATTGTTTCTTGACTACAAAGTCTTTATACAAATCGACCTCAAAAGATTTATCGGTTATAGTATACAATTCATTCGACAACCCATTGGCTTGAATTACAAAGGAAACCGAATTATCGGAAGGAGTATAAAAACCACCTTCGTTTCTAAAAACCGTCAATCTTACTCGAGCGGAATTTTGAATTTTTTGTTGGTTTACCAAGGTTAAAATTTGATTTTCGAGGTATTCGAAAGTAAAAGACATTGGGATTTTCATTCTGATAATCCGCATGGAAGATAACAATCTGAAGTAATGATCCTCAAAAAAAAGGATACGATTGTTGACCACTTTTAGGGTTTCAAACACGCCGTCACCATACAGAAAAGAGCGATTTGAAACCGATAGTTGCAATTCAGAATTCAGAATTTCACCATTAAAATTTATCATAAAAAAAACCGCCTTATTTTTAGAATAAGACGGGGCAAATATAACTTTAAAATAGGATTTATATAGAGCCTATAACATGTTTTAAATCGGAAATTTGATTTTCCCATAAAAGTTTTGACTCTTCTAATTCGTCCTCAATGGCGTAATCAACAACCATTAAAGAAACATCTTTGGTGATTTCATCTTCCAGAATTCTCAACTCAAAGTAATACTCGGTATCTTTCTTATTATCATCAACCCATTTAAATTTTACTTTTTCTCCTGTTTTTTTGGAGGCTAATCGGGCGTTTTCTTCAACATCATCCCAAATAAAAGTGAAAAATTCACCTCTGGAATTTACATTATCCGCGAACCATTCTTGTAAACCTGAAGGAGTTGAAATGTATTGATATAACAATTGAGGTGATGAATTCAAAGGAAACTCAAGCTCATAACGAATTTTACTATCCATGATTAGAACAAATTTTTGGGAAATATATAGAATATAAAATCAAAAAAAAAACGTTTTTTAAAAATAAAAAAAATAACCGTTATATGTTTGCAGCCAATAATTTTAATTTTATATTTGCACCCGCATTCAGGGAATGCTTACTCATGGCGAGGTAGCTCAGTCGGTTAGAGCGCAGGATTCATAACCCTGAGGTCGAGAGTTCAAATCTCTCTCTCGCTACAAAAAAAGGCTTGGAAATTTCCAAGCCTTTTTTTATTTACACTACATCCTCTTTAGCCATTATTTTTTCACCAACCTTTCTAGAAATTAAATCGAGAAGACTAAAGCAATATAATCTTATTGTAAGTATTTTACCTTTTATAATTGATTTTTTATGCATTTCATCGATTATTTAATGCTTTTTATCGATTTATGTAAACTCTTTTATAGTTTTGGAATGTCAAATAAAACTATGGAGCATTAGCTTCATAATAAATAATTAATCATTAACTAAACCCCAAGAGTTATGAAAAACACATTACTTAACCTACAGAAAAATTATTTCCTTGCAATTGCGTTATTGATAACGTCAATTTCATTTGGTCAGGATTACTATGATTCTAATGGAAATATTATTTGGAACGCAACAGCAAACAGCGGTTACAATAACAACGTCGATTTAATCGGTCGAGATGACAACCTGAGTTTTAATAAAAAGCAAAACACAGGCGTGAGCCCAACTCCATTTGTTACTATAGGCTTAGGCAACATAGCAATTTCAAATGCGGCTAACCCTAATACATTCAGTGCAGACAGAAACTATCTTGTTTGGGGTGATAATGGCAGTGACATGAATGATTCATTTAGTGATGTCACATTGAGTTTTGGTGGTACATCAGGCGTTTCAACTTCAGTTGATCTTCCAAACAGAAGATGGAAAATTGTGGAATCAGGTGGTGATGTCGGCAAGATAAAAGTATCTATTCCTTCGTCAGGAATGTTAGGAATGCCCACTTTAGCCGGAAACGACTCCTATGTAATGATTGTGGCAAGTGATGCCTCTTTTACTACAGATGTAGAAACAGTATTTTTAACCATCAGTGGTTTAAATCAAGTGGCCGACTTTGACTTTGACGGAACTAAGTATTTTACTTTTGGTGTAGCTCAACAAACTAGTTTTTCAAGACATGCCTCATTTGATGGTGTTGATGAATTAATAAAATTTGAAGCTGTAAATAACTTAACCAGCAGTTTTACCATGATGTTTTGGGTAAGACCTACAGGGCAAAATGCCTTATCTACGGATAGAACAATCGTTTCAAAATATGATGGCTCAACAGGATATAGAGTATACTTGTCTACAGACAACAAAATCAACGTTTCTTGGACAGGCGGAACAACATTAACTTCATCGACTGTTTTACCTAATTCAATTTGGCACAACATTGCCATAGTTTTTTCAAATAATTCAACAAAATTATATATTGATGGTCTTTTAGATTCAACTGTTGCTTCTGTAGCTCCTACTTCAAACACAAACAATTTTTCAATTGGTGCCGAATACAGAAACAAATCAGACATCAGAAATTACTTTGCCGGAGATATTGACGAATTCAGATTATGGGATAGAAGTGTAAGTATTGCCAATATTAAATTCATGATGAACCAAGAAATACTTCAAAGCGGTGTTGGTATTAAAGGAGCAATCATTCCTGAAACCATAACAAGAAATGATATCAGAACTTTAAAATGGGCAAATCTTGTGGCTTATTACTCGATGAATTCTTTCATTGGAACTCATGTTGATGATGACTCAGCCAAAAACAACAGAGGTAATTTATTCAATCTAAACAAAGTTACCGTAGCCAATCAAACCGCTCCAATGCCTTATGAGACAGCTCTTGAAGGGCAATGGTCAAATTCTAACACTTGGGCCAACGGCGCTATCCAAAGCCCTCCAAACAGTGTTTCAATAATTAATAACACAACGCCGATCAATTGGAATATTGTTCGAACCAGTCATAATGTATTCACAACAACAAACAAAGTCTTACTTGGTTTGTTAGTATCGAACAATACCTTGACTGCAAACAACAATATCAAGGTTGAAGTTTCTCACTACTTGAAATTAGAAGGAAAAATTGATCTGGAAGGAAAATCTCAATTACTACAACCCAATAATAGTGATCTAGATGTGACTAGTTCAGGTTCAATTGAACGTGACCAACAAGGTCAATCCAATATTTATAATTACAATTATTGGTCATCACCGGTAAGCTCTATCAATAACACTACCATCAATCATGGCTTTACTGTGGCTGATGTTATGAAAGACGGAACTACTTCAATTCCGCAAAATATAGTTTGGTCGGCCGGAATTGATGGTTCGCCTACCAGCCCTATAACATTAGCTAGCTATTGGATTTTTAATTTTCAAGAATTAAACAACGGATTTGCCAACTGGGGAGCTATAGGACAAAACGGAAATTTACTTCCTGGTCAAGGTTACACTTTGAAAGGTTCGGGGACTTTAGCTGCTAAACAAAACTATACTTTTGTTGGAAAACCAAATAATGGTACTATAACTTCAACTGTATCCTCAGGAAACTTAAATCTATGTGGAAATCCATATCCATCTGCTATTGATGCCAATAAGTTCATTGATGATAATGCATCAAGTATAACAGGGACTCTATATTTCTGGGAGCATTACAACACTAATACTTCTCACAATACAATTCAATATCAAGGAGGTTATGCTACTTATACCAAAACCGGAGGAACAGCACCGGTAGCACCTTCTGGAGTAAGCGGTATGGGAACTAGTGCAAAAAAACCTAAGAGATACATTCCTGTGGGACAAGGATTCTTTGTAGCAGGTTCAGCAACAGGCGGAACCATTACATACAAAAATTCTCAAAGAGCATTTGTTAAAGAAGATCAATCAACATCATATACATTGTTTAGAACTAATAATTCAATAACTGAAAATTCAGAAGATGAAAGTGGATTAGATGTTGAAGAAGAATTTACTAAATTGAGTTTAGGATTTGATTCTGCTAATAATTACCACAGACAAATATTACTTGGTTTCATGAATCAATATGCAACCTCAGGACTTGACAATGGTTATGATGGATTAAGTATTGAGTCATTAACAAATGATATGTATTTTATCAATGAGGGAACAAGATTAAATATTCAAGGAGATGGATATTTCAATATAAACAATATTTATCCGCTTGGCGTGAAAAATGCTGTTGCCGGAACTGTAAAATTCAGTGTTGATAACAAAGAATTTATGGATGAAAATCAAGATATCTTTATTTATGATAGCTTAACAGATCAATATCACAACATCAAATCAGAAAGTTTTGAAATTGATTTACCAGCCGGAACAAACGATACCAGATTTTCTTTAAGATTTACAAACGCAAGTGCATTGGGAACTAACCAAAACCAATTACAAAACGGTATTACTGTAGTTCATTCTCAATCTGATGAAATGATTACAATTAAAAATGAATTGCAAGATGTCAATATAGATTCTGTAATCTTATTCAATTTAATGGGTCAAAAAGTTAATACTTGGACATTGGATAACCAAAATCAAAACAATATCCAACTTCCTGTTAATAACTTAAACAGTGGTGCATATATTGTTAAAGTAAACACTATCAAAGGTAGCACTAGTAAAAAGTTCATAATTAAATAATTTTAATATTTTTCAAAAAAGCTCCCTTTTCAAGGGAGCTTTTTTTTTGCTAAAATTTGAGTTTTTGAATCTAAATAAGATCTAAATTCATCCTGTCTTTCAGTTTTTTTTAAAAAACACTTAATAGCAATGTTAAACTTATAAATTACTTTTTTGTAAGTTTTTATTTCTTTATAACCTTAAATTATTGCATTTCATCGATTATTTAATGCATTTCATCGATTTATTTAAGATTAATTCTAAATTTGAATTGTCAAAATAAAGCAAGTAACATACTTTAAAAAATAAGTCATGGAAAAAGCACAAATTAAATTAGGAAGATTAATTATAACGATAATTACATTGTTTGTAATTAGCTTAGGTTATACCCAGACTCAAATATTCTATACTAATTCGGGAACCTTTACAGTTCCGGCCGGAGTTTCTTCTATTCAAGTAGAGGCCTATGGTGCCGGAGGCGGTGGTGGTTTCGGAGGAACTACAAATAAAGACGGCGGTGGCGGTGGCGGTGGCGGTGGATATTCAAAAAATACTTCCGTTGCAGTAACAGCAGGAACAACTTATTCAATTACTATTGGAACTAAGGGTTTTGGCGCAACTTCAAGTGCTTCTCCTAACGGAACTAATGGAGGAAATACCAGCGCTATTTTTGGTTCTACAACAGTTATCGCTTATGGAGGTATTGGTGGTTTTGGTTATTCAAACGGAGGTGCTGGAGGTACAGGTGGAACTGGTTCAACTTTTAATGGTGGTGCCGGTGGTGCCGGATTAAATGGCCTTGGGAGTGGCGGCGGCGGCGGCGCAGCAGGTACTTTAAGTGGTGGTGGAATTGGTTCAGTGCCTAATGGTGGTACAGCCGGTGGTGGATATGCCGGAGCTGGAGGAAACGGAACAACAGCTGCAAGTGGCGCGGGAGCTTCTTCACTAATCAACTTCGGTGGTGGTGGTGGTGGTGGTACTAAAAACGCAGCCGGAGGAAATGGTGCCAACGGATATTTTATAATTACCTATACTTGTCCTACTTATAACTTAACTTCGTCAACTACTTCTAATAGTCCATTATGTAATGGCTCATCAGCAACTATTAGTCTTTTCTCAAATTCATTAGCTACAGGTCCTTACACTGTAACCTACAATCTTAGTGGTGCAACAACAGCTACTGGAATTACTGCTACTATGAATTTCATTGCAGGAAACCCTGGAACTGGAACTTTTACAACTCCGGTATTAAATTTAGGAACTACTAATGTAACTGTAACAAATTTAACTTCTTCTTATTGCAGTAGCAACATTAGTAGTTTTAACACTACAAGTGTTATTGTCAATCAAGCTCCAACTGCTACTGCAGGAACATCAATTTCAGCATGTTCTACAAATTCATCTATAGCGATAACAACAGGGTCAAGTGCAACAAATTACACATCAATTTCTTGGACTTCAAACGGTACTGGTTCTTTTACTAATGCTAATTCACTGTCAACTTGTACCTATACCCCTAGCGCATCTGATATTACTGCAGGAAATGTTATATTAACACTTACTGCTTCAAACCCTGGTTGTTCTGATGCTACTTCAACTAAAACTTTGACTCTGGTAACAGATGCTACTGTAAATGCAGGGTCAGATTTGACTACGTGTGCCAGTAATGGTGCCGTAGAAATTACAACGGGTTCAAGTGCTTCAAATTATACTATGGTAACTTGGACAACAAACGGCAGTGGTACTTTTTCAAATGCCAATTCTTTAACTTCATGTACCTATACACCTAGTGCAGCTGATATTGCCAATGGAAATGTTACTTTGACATTAACTGCTACTGGAAATATGCCTTGTGGTAACACCTCATCTTCAAAAACTTTAACAATTAGTAGCCCAATGACGGTTTCAGCTGGTCAAGACACCAATGTATGTTCTTCAACAGGTGCAATCAATATTGTTGGTGACTCAACAGCTTCAAATTATACCTCTGTCGTTTGGAGTTCAAACGGAAGTGGAATCCTAACAGATGCAGACTCTATGAGTAACTGTACATATGAACCAAGTGCAGCTGATATTGCGGCTGGAAGTGTGACCTTAACGCTTACAGTTTCTAATGCTGGTTGTAACAGTGTTAGCTCAACAAAATTAGTAACTTTTGCAGAAGATGCAATTGCTTTTTCAGGAACCCCAATTAACGTATGTTATGACGTGGCTTCGAATCCTGTTAATGTCACTGCAGGTGCTTCAGCTTCAAACTATGATTCAATTGAATGGACATCAAACGGATCTGGTACTTTTACTGATGCCGATTCATTAACTTTAGCAACATATACCCCAAGCCCAGCAGATATTGCAATGGGAACAATTACAATTTCATTAACCGCCAATGGTAACTTTCCATGTAGCAGTGTAACTTCTAAAAAATCATTAAAATTTAGAAATCTTGCAACTGCAGTAGCCGGTAATGATATTATTGCCTGTTCCTCATCAACGGATATCGAAATTACTAATGGTGCTGACGCAACAAATCATACATCAGTTACATGGACATCTAACGGAACAGGGGCTTTTACTAATGCAAATTCATTAACAGATTGTACCTATACTCCTAGCCTTGCAGATATAACTGCTGGAAGCGTAATCATTACGCTTACTGCTTCAAATGGAGGTTGTACTGATGCTACTTCTTCTAAAACATTATCATTTGTTACAGCACCAACAGCAATTGCCGGTACAAATTTAACCATGTGTTCATCTGATAGTTATGTAAATATTACTGCAGGATCGAGTGCTACTGACTATACAGATTTATATTGGACATCAAGTGGAACAGGTTCATTCACCGATTCAAATTCACTTACTTTAGCTTCATATTTCCCTAGTGCTGATGATATAGCTGCTGGAAGTGTAACGTTAACTTTGACAGTTGTCGGTGACTCACTTTGCCAAGATGCAACTGCTACAAAAGTTCTTACCATAGAAAATGCTCCAATAATATCTGCCGGTTCAGATTTTACAAGCTGTTACACTTCCGGAGCTATCAATATTGGTACAGATGCAACTGCTACTAACCAAACTGATCTTATCTGGTCATCAAATGGAACAGGTATTTTAAACAATGCTAATTCCTTAACAACTTGTACTTATACCCCAAGTGAAGACGATTTAATAGCCGGTAGTGTCATTTTTACCTTAACAGCTTCAAATTCTGGCTGTGGAAATGTAATTTCTACTAAAACATTAATTATAGGTGAACAACCTACTGTAGTTGCAGGAACAGATATCAATACTTGTTCAGGTGACGGAGCTGTTAACATTACAAGCGGTTCAAATGCTACTAACTTTACCTCTCTTAATTGGACTTCAAGTGGAACGGGTACTTTTACTGATGCAAACTCATTAACAGCTTGTAACTATACGCCAAGTGCAGACGATATTACCGCAGGAAGTGTAACATTAACATTAACTGTAACAGGTAATACTCCTTGCGCTATTGTATCAGCTACTAAAAC
Protein-coding sequences here:
- a CDS encoding HU family DNA-binding protein, whose amino-acid sequence is MFNQQLITNIMNKSELIDAIAADAGITKAAAKLALESFLGNVGGTLKKGGRVSLVGFGSWSVSKRAARDGRNPQTGKTIKIAAKNVVKFKAGAELDGAVN
- a CDS encoding YqgE/AlgH family protein; this translates as MISEKLQKGQLLIAEPSIIGDLSFNRSVILLADHNEEGSVGFILNKPLKYTINDLLPEIDAKFKIYNGGPVEQDNLYFIHNVPKLIPNSIEISNGIFWGGDFELTKDLINKGLIKKKNIRFFLGYTGWDSEQLENEMQSNSWILTKNIYENRILGKASVHFWKERIIELGGEYLIWSNAPENPILN
- a CDS encoding aminotransferase class IV, with the protein product MINFNGEILNSELQLSVSNRSFLYGDGVFETLKVVNNRILFFEDHYFRLLSSMRIIRMKIPMSFTFEYLENQILTLVNQQKIQNSARVRLTVFRNEGGFYTPSDNSVSFVIQANGLSNELYTITDKSFEVDLYKDFVVKKQLLSTIKTNNKIIQITASIFAQENQLDSCLLINEDKNVVEATNGNLFMLLNNQLITPPIAEGCLNGIMRKQILKLAKELGDVEAVENEISPFDLQKADELFITNVIVGIQPITKYRKKEFDTKLSKELLSKLNQSIKV
- a CDS encoding START-like domain-containing protein → MDSKIRYELEFPLNSSPQLLYQYISTPSGLQEWFADNVNSRGEFFTFIWDDVEENARLASKKTGEKVKFKWVDDNKKDTEYYFELRILEDEITKDVSLMVVDYAIEDELEESKLLWENQISDLKHVIGSI
- a CDS encoding LamG-like jellyroll fold domain-containing protein → MKNTLLNLQKNYFLAIALLITSISFGQDYYDSNGNIIWNATANSGYNNNVDLIGRDDNLSFNKKQNTGVSPTPFVTIGLGNIAISNAANPNTFSADRNYLVWGDNGSDMNDSFSDVTLSFGGTSGVSTSVDLPNRRWKIVESGGDVGKIKVSIPSSGMLGMPTLAGNDSYVMIVASDASFTTDVETVFLTISGLNQVADFDFDGTKYFTFGVAQQTSFSRHASFDGVDELIKFEAVNNLTSSFTMMFWVRPTGQNALSTDRTIVSKYDGSTGYRVYLSTDNKINVSWTGGTTLTSSTVLPNSIWHNIAIVFSNNSTKLYIDGLLDSTVASVAPTSNTNNFSIGAEYRNKSDIRNYFAGDIDEFRLWDRSVSIANIKFMMNQEILQSGVGIKGAIIPETITRNDIRTLKWANLVAYYSMNSFIGTHVDDDSAKNNRGNLFNLNKVTVANQTAPMPYETALEGQWSNSNTWANGAIQSPPNSVSIINNTTPINWNIVRTSHNVFTTTNKVLLGLLVSNNTLTANNNIKVEVSHYLKLEGKIDLEGKSQLLQPNNSDLDVTSSGSIERDQQGQSNIYNYNYWSSPVSSINNTTINHGFTVADVMKDGTTSIPQNIVWSAGIDGSPTSPITLASYWIFNFQELNNGFANWGAIGQNGNLLPGQGYTLKGSGTLAAKQNYTFVGKPNNGTITSTVSSGNLNLCGNPYPSAIDANKFIDDNASSITGTLYFWEHYNTNTSHNTIQYQGGYATYTKTGGTAPVAPSGVSGMGTSAKKPKRYIPVGQGFFVAGSATGGTITYKNSQRAFVKEDQSTSYTLFRTNNSITENSEDESGLDVEEEFTKLSLGFDSANNYHRQILLGFMNQYATSGLDNGYDGLSIESLTNDMYFINEGTRLNIQGDGYFNINNIYPLGVKNAVAGTVKFSVDNKEFMDENQDIFIYDSLTDQYHNIKSESFEIDLPAGTNDTRFSLRFTNASALGTNQNQLQNGITVVHSQSDEMITIKNELQDVNIDSVILFNLMGQKVNTWTLDNQNQNNIQLPVNNLNSGAYIVKVNTIKGSTSKKFIIK